Proteins encoded together in one Candidatus Sulfotelmatobacter sp. window:
- a CDS encoding PEP-CTERM sorting domain-containing protein: MKKTLLLAVLALALPMAAFAGSGIDYTNSGGTLSGTSSGLTLSGSVLVAVNGLNGGGLITGTDLGSVTFSTGALTSGSLQMGGTFAGGGSFTITGNGSNGIPNGSLFSGTFSGPVTWTLVTLANGTHNYTLTGALSGWNAAGASIMGVTVQLTINTGKGFFNGSTTISSGDTNMVVPEPGSLTLLGTGLIGLAGVLRRKLTV; this comes from the coding sequence ATGAAGAAAACTCTATTACTGGCTGTCTTGGCACTGGCCCTGCCGATGGCTGCTTTTGCCGGTAGCGGTATCGATTACACCAACAGTGGCGGCACCTTGTCGGGCACGAGCAGCGGTCTTACGCTGAGCGGATCCGTTCTGGTTGCAGTCAATGGGCTGAATGGGGGCGGGCTGATCACGGGCACTGACCTGGGCAGCGTCACCTTCTCAACCGGAGCGCTCACCAGCGGATCTCTGCAAATGGGAGGCACGTTCGCGGGTGGCGGATCGTTCACCATCACTGGCAATGGCAGCAACGGAATTCCGAACGGAAGTCTATTCTCGGGAACTTTTTCGGGGCCCGTAACCTGGACGCTCGTAACTCTGGCCAACGGAACCCATAACTATACCCTAACCGGCGCTTTGTCCGGTTGGAATGCAGCCGGAGCCTCGATTATGGGTGTGACCGTGCAGTTAACGATCAACACCGGCAAGGGCTTCTTCAACGGCAGCACCACTATTTCAAGCGGTGACACCAACATGGTAGTTCCCGAACCGGGTTCCTTGACCCTGCTCGGAACCGGATTAATCGGTTTGGCGGGAGTGCTTCGCCGCAAGCTGACGGTCTAA